A genomic window from Synechococcus sp. CBW1107 includes:
- a CDS encoding 2OG-Fe(II) oxygenase — protein MRLIGTYRSPGYDALADAALAFYERRTDLQRAGVAFGHDPAQPAKVSTDISLVAIDRSDPEAHGLAEVILRGVSAGLQRYLEERPRLLEVCPERALHVTPIFNLQRYQPGEGFRSWHCDWTTTEEATEPIRRVLAWILYLNTLPDGGTEFHWQDHHEEAERGKLLIFPAGVSHIHRGRVSHQHTKTIATGWINAGRQEDYLQRLAAG, from the coding sequence ATGCGCCTGATCGGCACCTACCGAAGCCCCGGTTACGACGCCCTGGCCGACGCGGCCCTGGCGTTCTATGAGCGGCGGACTGATCTGCAGCGTGCCGGCGTGGCGTTCGGCCACGATCCCGCCCAACCCGCCAAGGTCTCCACCGACATCAGCCTGGTGGCGATCGACCGCTCCGATCCCGAAGCCCACGGCCTGGCGGAGGTGATCCTGCGGGGGGTGTCGGCCGGTCTGCAGCGCTATCTCGAGGAGCGTCCGCGTCTGCTGGAGGTGTGTCCGGAGCGTGCGCTGCATGTGACCCCGATCTTCAACCTGCAGCGCTACCAGCCCGGAGAAGGATTCCGCAGCTGGCACTGCGACTGGACCACCACCGAGGAGGCCACCGAGCCGATCCGGCGCGTGCTCGCCTGGATCCTCTACCTCAACACCCTCCCCGATGGCGGCACCGAGTTCCACTGGCAGGACCACCACGAGGAGGCCGAGCGGGGCAAGCTGCTGATCTTCCCGGCGGGGGTGTCGCACATCCACCGGGGCCGGGTGAGCCACCAGCACACCAAGACGATCGCCACCGGCTGGATCAATGCCGGCCGGCAGGAGGACTACCTGCAGCGGCTGGCCGCAGGCTGA
- a CDS encoding protein phosphatase, with translation MTSAGSGASTPQATALQAGLFDFALGELVRQHRVSFQPLWTTESWAKLMIWLALNCGADGSREGLEVFAVAIGPRTTARMRRLFFERELEEVNLKLMADPAEPRVLALPLEPAGGEGGLVPATLAAALEQVGLTAHVLSEPHSWQRHDGLVAMPWAREAAPA, from the coding sequence GTGACCTCAGCCGGCTCCGGCGCCAGCACACCCCAGGCCACGGCGCTCCAGGCCGGACTGTTCGACTTCGCCCTGGGGGAGCTGGTGCGGCAGCACCGCGTCAGCTTCCAGCCCCTGTGGACCACCGAGAGCTGGGCGAAGCTGATGATCTGGCTGGCGCTCAACTGCGGCGCCGACGGCAGCCGCGAGGGACTGGAGGTGTTCGCGGTGGCGATCGGCCCCCGCACCACCGCCCGGATGCGGCGGCTGTTCTTCGAGCGGGAGCTGGAGGAGGTGAACCTCAAGCTGATGGCCGATCCGGCCGAGCCCCGGGTGCTGGCCCTGCCGCTGGAGCCCGCAGGCGGCGAAGGGGGGCTGGTCCCGGCCACCCTCGCCGCGGCCCTGGAGCAGGTGGGTCTGACGGCGCATGTGCTCAGCGAGCCCCACAGCTGGCAGCGCCACGATGGGCTGGTGGCGATGCCCTGGGCGCGGGAGGCAGCGCCGGCCTGA
- a CDS encoding methyltransferase domain-containing protein: MATDTYLLGTDPIELERLRLQHELWLPEARQAWQRAALKPGERVLDLGAGPGFVAMELAREVGPAGRVLGLELSAAYAEAARAAAAGLSQLEVRQHDLCRDPFPREPFDLVWCRWVAMFLGDLDPLLDGLGTNLEPGARVIFHEYIHWSSFGLHPGAPAVASFGRAAKASFRAAGGDPDVNRRLPSLLSERGFHVDELRPLSVVGRLGDGVARWLERFVTVYGPELIRQGLWTEAEAEGAQTEMVQARQDPGAFWVGPTVMETRATR; the protein is encoded by the coding sequence GTGGCCACCGACACCTACCTGCTCGGCACCGATCCCATCGAACTCGAGCGGCTGCGGCTTCAACACGAGCTCTGGCTGCCCGAGGCGCGGCAGGCCTGGCAACGGGCCGCGCTGAAACCAGGGGAGCGGGTGCTGGATCTGGGGGCTGGCCCGGGGTTCGTGGCCATGGAGCTGGCCCGGGAGGTGGGACCCGCGGGCCGTGTGCTGGGTCTGGAGCTGAGCGCGGCCTACGCCGAGGCGGCCCGCGCCGCCGCCGCGGGGCTGAGCCAGTTGGAGGTGCGGCAGCACGACCTCTGCCGGGATCCCTTTCCCCGGGAACCCTTCGACCTGGTCTGGTGCCGCTGGGTGGCGATGTTCCTTGGCGACCTCGACCCTCTGCTCGACGGGCTCGGCACGAACCTGGAACCGGGTGCCAGGGTGATCTTCCACGAGTACATCCACTGGAGCAGCTTCGGGTTGCATCCAGGCGCCCCGGCGGTGGCGAGCTTCGGCCGTGCCGCCAAGGCCAGCTTCCGCGCCGCCGGGGGTGATCCGGATGTGAACCGCCGCCTGCCTTCTCTGCTCAGCGAGCGGGGCTTCCATGTCGATGAGCTGCGGCCGCTCAGCGTGGTGGGACGGCTTGGCGACGGGGTGGCTCGCTGGTTGGAGCGATTCGTGACCGTCTACGGCCCCGAGCTGATCCGGCAGGGCCTGTGGACGGAGGCGGAAGCCGAGGGTGCCCAGACCGAGATGGTCCAGGCACGGCAGGATCCAGGTGCCTTCTGGGTGGGGCCCACGGTGATGGAAACCCGCGCGACACGATGA
- a CDS encoding oxidoreductase has protein sequence MTWTIADSPDQSGRIALITGANSGLGLESARALASRGATVVLACRSRRRGEEARDELLPAAAAGMEVLELDLADLASVRAGAQWMREHYGRLDLLINNAGVMAPPRCLTRDGFELQFGTNHLGHFALTSALLPLMEGRPDARVVTVTSGAQYFGRIAFDDLQSERRYDRWAAYSQSKLANVMFALELQQRLEAAGSTVASLAAHPGLARTNLQPASVAANSSRLEELAYRLMDPLFQSAAMGALPQLHAATAPTAKGGEHYGPDQWGGMRGWPTQVRIAPAARDVAQRRRLWEVSERLVGQAARAEAA, from the coding sequence ATGACCTGGACCATTGCCGACAGTCCTGATCAGAGCGGCCGCATCGCTCTCATCACCGGAGCCAACAGCGGGCTGGGACTGGAGTCGGCACGGGCCCTGGCCAGCCGTGGGGCCACGGTCGTGCTGGCCTGCCGTTCCCGCCGCCGCGGGGAGGAGGCCCGCGACGAGCTGCTGCCCGCAGCGGCGGCTGGAATGGAGGTGCTGGAACTGGATCTGGCCGATCTGGCCAGTGTGCGCGCCGGGGCGCAGTGGATGCGGGAGCACTACGGCCGCCTGGATCTGCTGATCAACAACGCCGGGGTGATGGCTCCGCCCCGGTGCCTCACCCGGGACGGCTTCGAACTGCAGTTCGGCACCAACCACCTGGGGCACTTCGCCCTGACCTCCGCCCTGCTGCCCCTGATGGAAGGACGACCCGACGCCCGGGTGGTGACCGTGACCTCAGGCGCCCAGTACTTCGGGCGGATCGCCTTCGACGACCTGCAGTCGGAGCGGCGCTACGACCGCTGGGCGGCCTACAGCCAGAGCAAACTGGCCAATGTGATGTTCGCCCTCGAACTGCAGCAGAGGCTGGAGGCGGCGGGCAGCACGGTGGCCTCCCTGGCAGCCCATCCGGGGCTGGCCCGCACCAACCTCCAGCCGGCGTCGGTGGCGGCCAACAGCTCCCGCCTCGAAGAGCTGGCCTACCGGCTGATGGACCCCCTCTTCCAGAGCGCCGCCATGGGGGCCCTTCCCCAGCTCCATGCCGCCACCGCCCCAACGGCGAAGGGCGGCGAACACTATGGGCCCGATCAATGGGGGGGGATGCGCGGATGGCCGACCCAGGTGCGGATCGCGCCGGCGGCGCGTGATGTGGCCCAGCGCCGTCGGCTGTGGGAGGTGAGTGAGCGGCTGGTGGGCCAGGCGGCGCGAGCAGAGGCCGCATGA
- a CDS encoding mechanosensitive ion channel family protein: MRLFLYEISGWLGYLARPQVMLQVISGAVLYVIYAIWIRPHLLGRGHRLEFLGSLGLLLGLRLNALVLGWLGLPNGLAHYVAQLFSLWIVLALVKLVARRWFTAASIERLYRQLVRPLFALLVVGSLINQLDSLIDVGQIPLITLFGEPLTASGIVLILTIPYFLVVMSEYAVVGLGDVLQRLLGFSSSTRVAVELVSRYLVIAVGSLWVLRRIGLNSTAIAAVAGGLSVGLGFGIKEVFSNFVSGLWLLFEGSVRPGEILFIDGDPCEVRSLGLRAAVLWRDRDNAELVIPNQDFFTKTTTTYTGSDRLRRSQVEVSAAYRHDPDTVIQRLEAVARSSPRVLPQPPPKALLLSYGDSGINYAVRFWIENPMNNASIKSEVSSAVWHRFSEEGIEIPFPQRVVTTLPQNPDPQELLSGTQS; the protein is encoded by the coding sequence ATGCGCCTCTTCCTCTACGAGATCTCCGGTTGGCTGGGCTACCTGGCCCGCCCCCAGGTGATGCTCCAGGTGATCAGCGGGGCTGTGCTGTATGTCATCTACGCCATCTGGATCAGGCCCCACCTGCTGGGTCGCGGCCACCGGCTGGAGTTCCTCGGCAGCCTGGGCCTGCTGCTGGGCCTGCGCCTCAACGCCCTGGTGCTGGGCTGGCTGGGACTTCCCAACGGCCTGGCCCATTACGTGGCCCAGCTGTTCAGCCTCTGGATCGTGCTGGCCCTGGTGAAGCTGGTGGCGCGGCGCTGGTTCACCGCCGCGAGCATCGAGCGCCTCTACCGCCAGCTGGTGCGTCCCCTGTTCGCACTGCTGGTGGTGGGATCCCTGATCAACCAGCTGGATTCCCTGATCGATGTGGGCCAGATCCCCCTGATCACCCTGTTCGGCGAACCACTCACCGCCAGTGGCATCGTCCTGATCCTGACCATCCCCTATTTCCTGGTGGTGATGTCGGAATATGCGGTGGTGGGACTGGGGGATGTACTCCAGCGGCTGCTGGGCTTCTCCAGCAGCACCCGTGTGGCGGTGGAGCTGGTGAGCCGCTATCTGGTGATCGCCGTGGGGTCGCTCTGGGTGCTCAGGCGCATCGGGCTGAACAGCACCGCGATCGCCGCCGTGGCCGGTGGGTTGTCGGTCGGTCTTGGCTTTGGCATCAAGGAGGTGTTCTCGAACTTCGTGAGCGGCCTCTGGCTGCTGTTCGAGGGTTCCGTGCGCCCTGGCGAGATCCTCTTCATCGATGGGGATCCCTGCGAGGTGCGCAGCCTTGGGCTGCGGGCGGCGGTGCTCTGGCGCGACCGCGACAACGCCGAGCTGGTGATTCCCAACCAGGACTTCTTCACCAAAACCACCACCACCTACACCGGCAGCGACCGTCTGCGCCGCAGTCAGGTGGAGGTGTCGGCCGCCTACCGCCATGACCCCGACACGGTGATCCAACGGCTGGAGGCGGTGGCCCGCTCCTCTCCACGGGTACTGCCGCAACCCCCGCCCAAGGCCCTGCTGCTGAGCTACGGCGACTCCGGCATCAACTACGCCGTGAGGTTCTGGATCGAGAATCCGATGAACAATGCCAGCATCAAGAGCGAGGTGAGCAGCGCCGTCTGGCACCGCTTCAGTGAAGAAGGAATCGAGATTCCCTTCCCGCAGCGGGTTGTGACGACGCTTCCGCAGAACCCTGATCCACAGGAACTTCTCTCAGGAACCCAGTCCTGA
- a CDS encoding ABC transporter substrate-binding protein, producing MDDFHRMGLIRREAYPIAEMISQAELREVLFYRHASQGNPEKEQLLRALAREAGGLDQAFAAAFGPQAGRFFSRVSTSSPFGRRTFMKGLAAGAALVTLANCGVRDDKETAGGAPIDASSIEKKDLKVGFIPITCATPIIMSEPLGFYTKQGLNVKVVKMPSWGAVRDSAIAGELDAYHMLAPMPIAMTLGLGSSPFSVKLASIENINGQAITVAKRHAGKVKEAKDFKGFVIGVPFPFSMHNLLLRYYLANGGINPDTDVQIRPVPPPDSIAQLIAGDLDAMLMPDPFNQRAVYEDAGFIHLLTKDLWDGHPCCAFAAGETWIKDHPQTFRALNKSIIEAANYASKADNRKEIASAISGRAFLNQPPEVVEAVLTGKFENGLGQTLDVPDRIDFKPYPWQSFSNWIQSQLVRWDLGKAAAMIKAGDFDRNSASIFLTTDAQELEKSMGLNPPTETTRTEKLAFDTFDPQRPMEYIEEQRKRDGF from the coding sequence ATGGACGACTTCCATCGCATGGGGCTGATCAGGCGCGAGGCCTATCCCATCGCTGAGATGATCAGTCAGGCCGAGCTTCGCGAAGTGCTCTTCTATCGGCATGCGTCACAGGGCAACCCAGAAAAGGAACAGCTCCTGCGTGCCTTGGCAAGGGAAGCCGGTGGCCTCGATCAAGCCTTCGCTGCTGCTTTCGGACCTCAGGCAGGAAGGTTTTTCTCCCGTGTGAGTACCAGCAGTCCGTTTGGACGACGCACTTTCATGAAGGGCCTGGCGGCAGGGGCAGCACTGGTCACCTTGGCCAACTGCGGTGTACGGGATGACAAGGAGACAGCAGGAGGAGCACCGATCGATGCCTCCAGCATCGAGAAGAAAGATCTGAAAGTGGGGTTCATCCCCATCACCTGTGCCACGCCGATCATCATGTCGGAACCCTTGGGCTTCTACACCAAGCAAGGCCTGAATGTGAAAGTGGTGAAGATGCCAAGCTGGGGAGCTGTGCGCGATTCAGCCATTGCCGGTGAGCTCGACGCCTATCACATGCTCGCTCCCATGCCGATCGCGATGACACTGGGGCTTGGATCCTCACCATTCAGTGTCAAGCTGGCAAGCATCGAGAACATCAACGGCCAAGCCATCACCGTCGCCAAACGCCACGCCGGGAAGGTCAAGGAAGCCAAGGACTTCAAAGGATTCGTGATCGGCGTTCCTTTCCCCTTCTCGATGCACAACCTTCTGTTGCGTTATTACCTTGCCAATGGTGGCATCAACCCCGATACCGACGTTCAGATACGCCCTGTTCCGCCACCGGACAGCATCGCTCAACTGATTGCCGGTGATCTCGACGCCATGCTGATGCCCGATCCATTCAACCAGCGAGCCGTCTACGAAGATGCGGGCTTCATCCATCTGCTCACCAAGGATCTCTGGGATGGCCATCCCTGCTGCGCCTTTGCGGCAGGAGAAACCTGGATCAAGGATCATCCACAGACATTCCGAGCTCTCAACAAATCCATCATCGAAGCCGCAAACTACGCCAGCAAGGCCGACAATCGCAAGGAAATCGCCTCAGCGATTTCAGGCCGGGCCTTCCTGAACCAGCCACCCGAAGTGGTTGAGGCCGTGCTGACCGGTAAATTCGAAAATGGGTTGGGGCAAACCTTGGATGTGCCCGATCGCATCGATTTCAAACCCTATCCCTGGCAGAGTTTTTCAAATTGGATTCAGAGCCAGTTGGTGCGGTGGGATCTCGGCAAGGCAGCCGCCATGATTAAGGCCGGTGATTTTGATCGCAACAGTGCTTCAATCTTTCTCACAACTGATGCACAGGAACTCGAGAAAAGCATGGGGCTGAATCCACCCACTGAAACCACCCGCACCGAGAAACTTGCCTTTGACACCTTCGACCCCCAAAGGCCAATGGAATACATCGAGGAACAGAGGAAGCGCGATGGCTTCTAA